In a single window of the Poecile atricapillus isolate bPoeAtr1 chromosome 27, bPoeAtr1.hap1, whole genome shotgun sequence genome:
- the ORMDL3 gene encoding ORM1-like protein 3 encodes MNVGTAHSEVNPNTRVMNSRGIWLSYVLGIGLLHVVLLSIPFFSVPVVWTLTNIIHNLSMYIFLHTVKGTPFETPDQGKARLLTHWEQMDYGVQFTASRKFLTIMPIVLYFLTSFYTKYDRIHFIINTISLMSVLIPKLPQFHGVRIFGINKY; translated from the exons ATGAACGTGGGAACGGCGCACAGCGAGGTGAACCCCAACACGCGGGTCATGAACAGCCGCGGCATCTGGCTGTCCTACGTGCTGGGCATCGGGCTGCTGCACGTCGTGCTCCTGAGCATCCCCTTCTTCAGCGTCCCCGTGGTCTGGACTCTCACCAACATCATCCACAACCTG AGCATGTACATCTTCCTGCACACCGTGAAGGGAACCCCCTTCGAGACCCCGGACCAGGGCAAGGCCCGGCTGCTCACGCACTGGGAGCAGATGGATTATGGAGTCCAGTTCACCGCGTCCCGCAAGTTCCTCACCATCATGCCCATCGTCCT GTATTTTCTAACCAGCTTTTACACCAAGTACGACCGGATACACTTCATCATCAACACCATCTCCCTGATGAGCGTCCTGATCCCCAAACTGCCTCAGTTCCACGGAGTCCGGATCTTTGGGATCAACAAGTACTGA